In a single window of the Agrobacterium vitis genome:
- a CDS encoding DUF1513 domain-containing protein produces the protein MRGALMDRRHFLKAAGAVYLAGLTTAQAQILTATDAVYASAFRGQDGSFGAALLSEDGRIVTRVALPGRAHGLAASASKVAAFARRPGTFVFIFDRQQQVSPIVVNAPAGRHFYGHGHFSPDGKLLYASENDFDNNRGMIGLYDATDGFRRIGEFSAHGIGTHDMSVSDDGSLLIIANGGIETNPDFGRTKLNLDHMQPSLVLADARTGALIEKHELPEALRQLSTRHIDLDARGRIWFACQYEGPRRDLPPLVGHLRRGEALHWLDLPPDITRGLANYVGAIAVNRREGLVGITSPNGGLSVTLDADSGKVLNTASLSEAAGIAPAAHGFATSSYDGRFLDRSEAVNWDQHIIRI, from the coding sequence ATGCGCGGCGCATTGATGGACCGGCGACACTTTCTCAAAGCCGCAGGCGCCGTTTATCTGGCCGGGCTGACAACGGCGCAGGCGCAGATCCTGACGGCAACCGATGCCGTCTATGCCTCCGCCTTTCGTGGCCAAGATGGATCGTTTGGCGCCGCCTTGCTCAGCGAAGATGGGCGGATCGTTACGCGCGTCGCTCTGCCAGGCCGCGCCCATGGGCTTGCGGCCAGCGCCAGTAAGGTGGCTGCCTTTGCGAGGCGTCCCGGCACATTCGTCTTCATCTTCGACCGGCAACAGCAGGTGTCGCCTATTGTCGTCAACGCACCGGCGGGCCGCCATTTCTACGGCCACGGGCATTTTTCGCCCGATGGCAAGCTACTCTATGCCAGTGAGAACGATTTCGACAACAATCGCGGCATGATCGGGCTTTACGATGCGACTGACGGATTTCGCCGGATCGGCGAATTTTCCGCCCATGGCATTGGCACCCATGACATGAGCGTCAGCGATGACGGCAGCCTGCTGATCATCGCCAATGGCGGCATTGAGACCAATCCCGATTTTGGCCGAACCAAGCTCAATCTCGACCATATGCAACCATCTCTGGTGCTGGCCGATGCCAGGACCGGCGCATTGATCGAAAAACATGAGCTGCCCGAAGCCCTGCGCCAGCTTTCCACCCGGCATATCGATCTCGATGCGCGTGGCCGGATCTGGTTTGCCTGCCAGTATGAAGGCCCACGCCGCGACCTGCCGCCGCTGGTCGGCCATCTCAGGCGGGGCGAAGCGCTGCACTGGCTCGATCTGCCGCCGGATATCACCCGTGGGCTTGCCAATTATGTCGGGGCGATTGCCGTCAACCGTCGCGAGGGATTGGTCGGCATCACCTCGCCGAATGGCGGTCTCTCGGTAACGCTGGATGCCGACAGCGGCAAGGTGCTGAACACCGCCAGCCTGAGCGAGGCGGCCGGTATTGCGCCTGCCGCCCATGGCTTTGCGACGTCCTCCTATGATGGCAGGTTCCTGGACAGGTCCGAGGCCGTGAACTGGGACCAGCACATCATTCGCATCTGA
- a CDS encoding imelysin family protein: MSLANRPGFLLTLTLCFSAIQPLALRAQDAAPHASALQTEAVAGVMEKTVDGFIRPGYRTFLDKAKALHAGMNTLCTAPSDASVKAAKDGFEQAVRAWARIEIVRVGPVIEENRFEHILFYPDRKGLALKQIQGAIASNDDSFTKPEALHEKSVAIQGLGALEYVLYGTGSETLNQADGAFRCRYGAAIAGNIENMAGELSSLWEAPGGIQTAWKQPGPNNDVFRTPSEAVTGLLGILVHGTETVRDERIETFFKGAGGRIAPKQAIFWRSGLTFVSMQENLTGIKQLLNDTGAANLLPEGKRGVITAINTQADRLIQTTQSITPDVEAAVGQPDNRKKLVSLLDDSRSMITDLSDGLGGGVGLSAGFSFADGD, from the coding sequence ATGTCGCTTGCAAACCGCCCGGGCTTTCTTCTCACCCTCACGCTCTGCTTCTCGGCCATCCAGCCGCTTGCCTTGCGGGCGCAGGATGCCGCACCCCATGCCAGCGCCCTGCAAACCGAAGCGGTTGCGGGCGTAATGGAAAAGACCGTGGATGGTTTCATCCGCCCCGGGTATCGCACCTTTCTTGACAAGGCCAAGGCCCTGCATGCCGGGATGAACACCCTTTGCACCGCCCCGTCCGACGCCTCCGTCAAAGCGGCGAAGGATGGCTTTGAGCAAGCCGTGCGCGCCTGGGCGCGGATCGAGATCGTCCGGGTCGGGCCGGTGATCGAGGAAAACCGCTTTGAGCACATCCTGTTTTACCCGGACCGCAAGGGGCTGGCGCTGAAGCAGATCCAGGGCGCCATTGCCTCCAATGACGACAGCTTCACCAAGCCTGAAGCCCTGCATGAGAAAAGCGTGGCGATCCAGGGTCTTGGCGCGCTGGAATATGTCCTCTACGGCACCGGCTCCGAGACTTTGAACCAGGCAGACGGTGCATTCCGCTGCCGCTATGGCGCAGCAATTGCTGGCAATATCGAAAACATGGCAGGCGAACTTTCCAGCCTCTGGGAAGCGCCCGGCGGCATCCAGACGGCCTGGAAGCAGCCCGGTCCGAACAATGATGTCTTCCGCACCCCATCGGAGGCCGTCACCGGCCTGCTCGGCATTCTCGTCCACGGAACCGAGACCGTGCGCGACGAGCGGATCGAAACATTCTTCAAAGGTGCAGGGGGCCGTATCGCGCCCAAGCAGGCGATTTTCTGGCGCTCCGGCCTGACCTTCGTCAGCATGCAGGAAAACCTGACCGGCATCAAACAGCTTCTCAACGACACAGGGGCTGCAAACCTGTTGCCGGAGGGCAAGCGAGGCGTGATCACCGCCATCAATACCCAGGCCGATCGGCTGATCCAGACCACCCAATCCATCACACCGGATGTGGAGGCGGCCGTCGGCCAACCCGACAACCGCAAGAAGCTGGTCAGCCTGCTCGATGACAGCCGCAGCATGATCACCGATCTCAGCGACGGACTGGGCGGCGGCGTCGGCCTCAGCGCCGGTTTTTCCTTCGCGGACGGGGATTGA